ACTGATCCGGATAGCTTGCTTCCCAACCGCCGAGTCCGACAAGTGTGAGTGACTTTTTCGCTTTTGCCTCACGCTCGGCCTTTGGCATCCCTTGAATCTCCAAACCGTACTCCGCATTTTCAAGTACTGTCCTGTGAGGGAACAAGGCGAACTTTTGAAATACCATCCCCAGCTTCTTTCTTCTTACTTCCTGTAACTGCTCGGTGTTCATACTGACGATATCCGTACCGTCAATCAGGATCTTGCCTTCTGTAGGTTCAATCAACCGGTTCAATAATCGAACCAAGGTCGACTTCCCGCTTCCCGAAAGCCCCATGATGACGAAAATTTCGCCTGCATGCACCTCAAAACTCGCTTGATTCACCCCAAGGGTAAGACCCGTTTCCTTCAAGATTTCTTGCTTGGTCTTCCCCTGCTTCACCTGGGACAATGCGCGTTGGGGTTGGCGTCCAAAGATTTTGGTCAAATTCTCTACTTTGATCTTGGGCATATGGTCACCTCCAACTATTACGCCCGGCATCCGGACTGTTCTTTACCCTTACAATTGTAACCAGCCATTTTTTTTACCTCAAACTGGGTGAGGCATGATAATCCGTCATTTTCAGCGTTCAGAAAAAACTTTACGTACTTTACTTCCTGTATTCTCAGTTTATCGCGTATATACTGTACAATATCTCCATTTACTTTTTGCAGTTGGAGACGTACAATTCTAGTCAGGTTACTATGATAGAGGAGCTGCTTTTTTCAAAATGGATACCAATCAGGAAAAAATCCTCGAAAAAGCTCAGGAACGCGTGATTGAAACGCTGGCTCGCAACATGGATCTGTATGGAATCACCATGTCAACGGGACTGCTGTATGGCACATTGCTCTTTCAGGACAAATCAATGACACTCGATGAGATGGGCGAAGCACTGGGCATGAGTAAAACCAGCATGAGCACTGGCGTCCGCACATTGATGGACTTAAATATGGTAGAAAAGATATGGAAAAAAGGGACACGGAAGGATCATTACGAGGTCAATCTGGATTGGTACCAGAACTTCATTGACCTCTTTTCCGTGAAGTGGCGTCACGCCTGTGAACATAATGCACACGCCTTGAAAAAGTCGCTCCTTGAGCTTCGCGCGCTCCAGCAATCCGAAGAGCTTTCCGAAGAAGTCAGCGAGCGTGTGGACCTCAGTATCAAGCGCATTGAAAATGGGTTGGAGTATTATCTGTGGCTGTCCCGTTTGATCGACTCCTTCGAATCACATGATATCTTTCAGTTTGTACCGAAAAAGGAAAATGAATCATAAGAAGTACACAATCGAAAAAGACTCGTTCCTGACAATAGGAACGAGTCTTTTTATGGTACAATTATCCAGAGCAAATTCACGCTCTTCTATGATGAAAGGAGTGGTCAGTTATGAAAAAGGACAAGAATCAACGTTCTTATAAAGCTGTGCGTGTACCAAACAACACAAAAGGGGAACACCAACACTAACCCCCTTTCACCTAGGAGGAAATGAATTGATTCGGAAAACAGCTCTACTGATTATTGATGCGCAAGTAGGTATTATCGAAGGGCAACTTGGTCCTGTTTTTCAGCCGTCTACACTTGTCCAAACATTAAAAAAAGTAAGAGAAGACGCCTATAGCAAGGGTATTCCTGTGCTGTACGTTCAGGATGCGGATGTCGGGGAAGTCGGTTCAGACGACTTTGCCATCCACCCTGAGATCGCACCTCTCCCATCAGAAACAGTGATTCAAAAACTAGCAACTGACTCGTTTCACGGAACAGACCTGCACGAAAAGCTACAAGCGCTCGGAATTAACCACCTTGTTATCACAGGGTGCAAAACCGAGTATTGTATCGACAGCGCCTGCCGCAAAGCGACGACACTCGGCTATGATGTGACGCTCGTCAAAGACGGGCATTCTACATCGGACAATCAGGTACTGTCAGCGGAACAAATCATCGCTCATCACAATACATGCTTGCATGGATTGGGGAATATTGAGCCATTTATTTTGGTACGGGAATCAACCGAGGATATCTTCGCCCCTACCCATGATTCTTACCGATAACGTTTTGCTGAATTTCCCGAAACCGTCTCTTCAGGCGGTTTCTTGTTTTGTCCTGCTTACGATTTGATCTTGCTATAATAGAAGAAACGAATCTGCCTATCGAAGGAGAAACCATGTCGACTAGAGAAGAATACATGGAGCATTCCCGGTGGAAAAGTTGATCCCTATGAACAACTGGAGACGAGTGTCGTCCGCGAAATCAAAGAAGAAGTCAATCTCGATGTCGAGGTAAAGTTTCTGCTGTGCACCGCAGAAACTCCAAAACCGGAACCGTTCATGAAATGCAAAACGGACAGTTGCCCATGGGGTCTGTCCGTTTTTTTAAAAAAGAAGATTACTGCCCTTTTCTGATGATCTCCTGCACTCTCCCTACTTGTCCATCCGTCAAACGGACCTTGATTCCATGCGGATGGGTACTGGAGTTCGTCAGGATATCCTTGACGATTCCACGGGTGCGCTTGCCTGTGCGTTGGTCCTGTTTCAATACAATCTCGACCTCAAGACCCGCTGCGATGTCTTTTCTATTTTTTCCGTTCATTTTTCCCTTCTCCTTTTTTCGTTCTATGTCCCACCTATGATATAATCTACAAACAAATCCATCTCACCGGAGGAATCCATGCTTACTTTTGAAGAAAAACTAGCGATCATTGAATCTTTTCCACAACTGACTCGGAATGACGTCTCCCTGAAACGGGTTAATTTTCATTATGAGGAAAGCCTTCATGAAAAGAAAACGGTTGTCTATCACCTTCATCCGAACGGCAACGGCTTTGTGTTCGTCGGCTTTGTGAAGAGCTATCAAAAGCAAAAAGACGACAAAGGCTTCATCAATATCCGTGATTTCTCGGCGGAAGAACTGCGCACGGTTATCGAAGCGTCGATCCACTCTCTCTCCCAAAAACGTGAGGAAGCGCCTAAAAACACTGCCGCATCAGATCAACTGGAGCAAACATGGGTCGACAAGCAAAACCGCACGCTCTTGCTGCAACAGGAAGACGCGTTGTGGAACGTATACCACGGGATGAACCTGGAAGCTTCCTTTGAATCGTACGTAGAAGCGGAGCAGTATCTGATTGAAGAAGGATTTTCCCTTCAACAATAAGCCCTTCCTCCTCCCTGCTACATGTACCATACCAAATCGTAGACGTTTTGATCAAATGGGCGCAGGTGATCCGACCGCTTGCGCCATCCCAAAACAGGGGGGCGTACGACATGATCAAGTACAGAGATGCACTTCTTACGAATATTCACAAACAGATTGAGACGTGGTATACCCAGAAGTCCCCCGTCTCTCATGAAGAGCTATATCGCTTTCTTCATTCGTTAAAAGGGACATCCGGGACAATTGGCTTGACCGACTTGTCTGATCTGTCTCAGATCCTCCTGGATCGAATGGAAGACATGCCGGCCAAGGATTGGTCGCTCGGTGAATGGCGATTGTTTTTGCACGAGTTGATCAGCTTGTGTTACGAACAACGGCCGGAACAGGAAGTTTTTATTGAGAACCCCACTCTCCAACGGGAATCCCCTTGTGAGCAACAGCCTTTGGTCCTCATCCTGGACGATGACGTCACCCTGCTTATGTATCTAAAGGAATATTTAGAAAACCACAATTGGTCTGTCATCGCAACGGTCTATCCTCATATGGCTCTCGACTATTTTCACGACATGAACCCCGACTGCTTCATTCTGGATTTGAACATCCCGGAAACGGGCGGCTTCCAAGTGATACAGACGATTAGCGAAAAAATAAAGAAGCAATATGTGCCTACGACCATTATCAGCATCGATTGCGGACGGGAGACCCGTCTGAATGCCTATCGTTTGGGCGCAGATGACGTCATGTGCAAACCGCTTGATATGGAAGAGCTGGTTGTACGCCTTGAACGCCAGCTTCGCCGGAAGCGCTGGATGAACAGCATCTTGTTTTTGGACGAGCTAACGGGTGTCAACAATCGCAATTCTTTTGTTGATACATACCAACGGCTTCTTTCTGATGCCCAACGAACCAATACCCCCTTCTCACTGGCATTTTTAGATATCGATTTTTTCAAAGGGGTCAATGATACATACGGTCATCTGATCGGGGACGAGGTGCTGACTCGTTTTGCTGCTTTCATCGGGCAGAGCGCGGAAAAACAGGATGTATTATTCCGGTACGGCGGAGAGGAATTTATCCTGTTGATGCCGCGTACGACTGTACAGACAGGAAAATTACGCCTGGAACAAATGCTCTCTGCATTTTGTTCGCTTACGTTCGATGCTCCTGAAGGAACGTTTTCTTTGAGCTTTTCCGGTGGAATCGTACAAGTAGATGATCCTCATAGACCGCATACGTATTGGGTAGAAGCTGCAGACACTGCTTTGTATGCAGCCAAAAATGCAGGGCGGCGCCGGATTGAAACCGCTCAAATCACAGAGACACATGATACCCCTAAGGTAAAACTGAAGGTCGCGATCATCGATGACGATCCGATGATTCGCGTGATGCTTGCCGATTCCATCCAAACCAGTTTTAACGGTTGGATGCACGTCGACATCCAGACTTTCGAAGAAGGCGCAGCTTTCTTTGGCTCCACCTGGCATCAGGGACAAGAGCCTTATCTGGTCATTTTAGACGGGATGATGCCACAGATGGATGGCCTCGAGGTTCTCCGGAAAATCCGGAATTTGCCGAATGCCAAGAAATATACGGTGATTATGCTAACAGGTCGTACGGAAGAGCAAGACATAGTCCGCGCGCTTCAGCTCGGAGCTGACGACTATATGACCAAGCCATTCCGTACACGCGAACTGGAGGCTCGCATCACGCGACTGGTTAAGCGAATGCTGTAAGGAGGTAGCAAGATGGCAACCATTATGCTGGCCGAAGACGAAGCCGTGTTGCGCATGTTGATTGGCGACACGCTCGAAGACGAGGGACACGAGCTCGATATCGCTTGTGATGGAGAGGAAGCCCTGCAAAAAATCGGTCAAAATGAGTACGACTTGATTATTCTAGATTATATGATGCCAAAGCTGACAGGCTTTGAAGTATTGCAGCAGCTCAAACAGATGGACGATAAAAAGGCAGTCAAGGTCCTGATCCTCTCGGCAAAAAGTCAACATGCCGAACAGGAGAAAATGCGTGAAGCTGGTGCTGATGACTTCATGCCGAAGCCCTTTAGCCCGATGGATCTCGTCCGGAAAGTGGAGGAAATGCTCGCATGACGGGGTTCTGGGCGTTTATCAGAAAAAGCATCACACGTCGCTTCATAGCGATGATGCTTCTTTTTCTGTCACTTCTGATTGCGGGCGCTGGCATCGTTCAAAATTTGAATAGCAACGCATTAACCCATTATCAGACAGAGATATACAATACCAAGGAAAAACAAAATTTGGTCGCAGACATCGCTGAGCACACGAACCAGATCTTTTTTCGCGCAAGGGGTTATTACGCTTTCTTGAGCCCATCTGAGTACAATGAGCTATTTCTTGAGAAAAAGAAGCTGGAACAGGCGTTGGAAAAATTTAAGAAGCTTCCGCTCAATGATGAGGAGCAAACGCTTGTCGCTTCGATCGAATCTTTCTTCACGAACTTTTTTGCCAATGTGTTTCCTACTTTTTCGAGTTATGCAAAGAACGGAGACTTTGAATCCCTGCGAAAAGCTTCGGCCAGTGGCGTGAATCAGGAAGTGAACAACCTGCTTACATACGCCGGGCGGTATCAGGAAGAGCACGATCAGCTTTTATATACGAAAAACCAACTACTGTTCGAAGAGATGTCACAGATAAGCACCTGGTTTCTCGTGTACTCTCTGATGGTGCTGGTGATCATGGTAATAGTCACCATTCAAACTACGCGGGATATCGGCAGGCCGTTGGTTCGTCTATCCCAAAATGCTGAACAGTTTGCTAATGGCCGTACACCTCTTTTGCAGGATTTGAACAGGATTGACGAAATCGGTAGGCTCTCCCGCTCCCTCGACTATTTGATCAGGCAAATTCAAGCCAAAGAAGAAGTGCTCATGGCGCAAAACGAAGAGCTGCAAGCCCAGCAGGATGAACTGATGATGCAGCAAGAAGAGTTACAAGAAGCATTGGGCAAGATGGAGGAAAACGAACGGTATTTGGAAAAGAAAAACCGTTTCATCCTCTCTTTGTCGAATACGTTGGATAAAAGCGAGCTATTGTCCAGTATCATTCGCAATATAACTGAAGTCATGGATGCCGATAAAGGTGTTATCGTCATGTTGAACACTGACAGGGACGCAGCTAGCTTTGGTGTTTCGCAGAACGGTTTGGAGCAATTGCGCAAAGGATTGGATGATGGTCCCTTCGTGCGAATCAGGGAAACGGGCCTGCCATATGTCCTGATGCGTGAAAGCACTGACGCTGAGCGCGGCTACACAGAGGAAAAGTCACAAACATTTGAGCTTTACCTCCCAGTGCTAGATGCTCAGCAGACAATTGTTGCCTGTATCATCTGCTCCCGTATCGGTCGAAAATTCACGAATCAGGAGCTACGAGTCATCATCGGCATCGCTAAGCAGATTTCCTTGGCACTCGACAAGCTCGAGATGTATGAGGAGACAGAGCGACAGCGTAAAATGACGCAGGATATGCTCGATTCTGTTCAAGAAGGCATTCAGCTTATAGATTTGAGTGGAGAAACACTTCAGGTGAACTGGAATTTTTGTGAGCTCTTGTGTTACGACCATCAGCTCGCTTCGCAAGGATTTGACTTGGAACAGTTCCTTTCCCATCTACAGAGTCGAACCTCTGAGCCTGATCGGCTGATTCAGTATGTCAGATCTGTTGTTTTAGACGAAGGTGCCATTCCTTCAGGCAGTATTGTGTTTGAGATGACTGGACCGCAAATACGCTATATTCAGCTCTATGCAGAGCCATTGTACCGGAACCAAGAGAAATGGAGTACCTTGCTCGTTTACCGTGACTTCACCAAGGAATACGAGATCGACCAAATGAAATCGGAATTCGTCAGTACGGTCAGCCATGAGCTGCGTACTCCTCTCGCCAGCGTACTTGGTTTTGCGGAGCTGCTGTTAACGAAAAAGCTCAAGCCCGAACGTCAACAGCGGTACATAGCGACCATTTATCAAGAAGCTACTCGCCTGACTGCACTAATCAACGATTTCTTGGATTTGCAACGCATGGAATCCGGCAGACAGACTTATGAGCTAGAGAATGTTGCCATTGATCAAGTGATTCGGGATATTTTCGAACTTCATCGAGTACAGTCCCCTCTCCATCGGTTTGAACTCGATTTGCAAACGGAGAAAACCGTTGTTTCTGGAGACCAAGCCAAGTTGCATCAAGTATTTTTGAATCTGATCAGTAATGCCGTCAAATACTCCCCGCATGGTGGTCATGTCCGGGTGGGTTGTCGACAAGATGGCAATCGCTTGCTCGTGGAGGTCCAGGATGAAGGGCTAGGCATTCCTTCCGAAGCCATCCCTCACCTGTTTACCAAATTTTATCGCGTAGATAACTCGGATCGTCGCGAGATCGGCGGTACAGGATTGGGTCTTGCCATTGTTCAGGAAATTGTCCATATGCATCATGGAGAAGTTTCCGTTATTTCCGAATCGGGCAAGGGTAGTACATTTACGGTTACTCTTCCACTGGCTGAGCACGATTTGTCCCCTGGCTATCCAGCGGGAAGTGAGGAAGCTATTTCTCCAACTGGTCAATGCAAAGGAAACGTTGTGATCGTCGAGGACGATTTGAACTTAACCGAGCTACTGCGTCATGAGTTAACATGCTCTGGATTCAGCGTCAATTCCTTCTCTACGGCGTATGAGGCAGTAGCAGCAATCGAGGAGCTGCGACCGGATGCTGTCGTGCTTGACCTTAACTTGAAGGACGGCGAAAGTGGTTGGAAGGTCATTGAGGAGATACGCAACAACCCGGATTTACGAACTATTCCGATAGTGATCTCCAGTGCTTTTGAGGAAAAGAAAAAGGCATTTGATCTGGGGGCAACCGGCTATTTGATCAAGCCTTATCATCCAGATACCTTGTCAAAAGCGATTTTGCTGGCCATCACGAATCATGAAGCAACGGGACAGATCTTCATTCCCGACGAACAGTAAAGATGGAATGGACAAAAGAGGCTGCGTCGATGAAAGCGCGGCCTCTTTTTTTACCTACTACCAAAGAAAATCTTGGTATATTCATGAGCTTTCCATCACACATTAATAGAGGTTACTTTGTGCACTTTTGCCCTGCAAAGGAGGAGTTCATGTGTATTTCTCAAAAAAAGCAGTCGTTCCAATCGAAGAAGAGGAAACAGATGTATGGACGTGCAGTAACGAGGGCTGTACGTGCTGGATGAGAGATAACTTTTCCTTTGATAAGAGCCCGAGCTGCCCTTTTTGCCATGCCCGAATGGTAAAAGACACGCGCATGCTACCGGTCATAACCAATCACAGCAACAAACGTAACTCTTGAGTCCTTCTTTTCTTTTTTCTTGCGAGTATTCTTCCTCTTCTCTACAATAGGCTCATGACGTACGAATGTTAGAGGAGTATGCCCATGAACCAAAAAGAGATGGAAGATCAAGTGATTCAAGCCTACCAGCGCGATGAAGGCATGATGATTCTCGTTTTTGCCCAATGGTGTGTGAATCACGGTCTCGATGCACGCGAATTATACCGCCGCGCTTATCCCGCTCAAGGGGAAAATACGTTACTCGCTCAAATGCTGGACAATACCGTTCCCAAAGAAGAAGCTGAGGACATTCCTGATGCGACTCTCCTCGGCGTATTGTCACTGTTTGGCAATGACGATTTGGCGTTTGTGGTCAGTGAGACCATCGATGAAAAGAACAAGAATCCGAAATAATGTATGAAAGCCATTCTCGTGCGAAAGCTACACGCGCGGGTGTGGCTTTCTTTCTTTTTAATTTTTTCCGGAATCCCCCTCTCCTGTCCAAATACGAATCAAAGAAAACTTTAATATCATAAAACCATTCACAGTTTATTGTTTGAGCGACAACGTCAGCCGACAAACGATGAAATGGAGAATATCGAAATGTATACAGATTCAAAAATCTTGAAATCTCTGTTTTACATCCAGCTCTTCTCAAGTTTTCTCGTTGTAGTCGGTCATTTCACGGCTTCTGCACTTTCGTTTACAGATCCGTTCTGGATCGTGGCCCTCAATCAGATCAGTCGTTATGGCACTGTCCTGTTGACGATCGCCACCGGTTATTTGACTGCTTATTCTTTTGAAGCCAAGAGCCCTTCTGCTCGCGAGTTTTTTTCAGGGAAGCTTCTGTATATTTTTGTCCCTTATTTAGTATCTGGTGTCCTGTACCATTACTTGTTGAAAAAAGGGATGCCTCATACTGCCCAAGACTTTACGAACATTGTTTTAGGCAAAACGGGTGACCATCTGTACTTTGTGTTTATGATTTGTCAGTATTACGTTTTTGCCTATCTGTTTCGTCGTGTGATCACAAAGCGCAATATTTTGGTTGTCATTTGGATTCTGCTCGGTATTCAGTACATCTACATCAACTTCATCCATCAGGGCTGGTTCGGGCTCACCACGCGTCATATGCTTCCGAGCTGGATTTTTACCCTATACATGGGGCACGTGTTGTATTGGTACCGTGAATCGATCCTTTCCTTTTTGCGAAACAACCGCTCAATCCTGACGCTGATGACGGGTGTTTCCACTGCGGCTGCGCTGTTTTTTGTTATCTCAAACAAGCTGTATGTGGCTGTGCATTTGACTTTTGTCTTCGCCACGCTTTTGTCGTTTCTCGTGCTCATGGTCTTCTTTTTGGAACGCGTCGATCGTTTGCACATCAAGTTTCGAAAAGGGCTGACGTATTTTATTTTCTTGTTTCACTCTGCTTTTTTGATCATGTTCAAAGATTATTTGTTTGCGAAATACGGCGAGGTCGCTTGGCTGTTTGAAAACACGTTGTACTCGCTGCTGTACTTACTCCTGATTATCGGGTGTAGTTGTCTGATGGCGCTTATGCTGGTCTGGATGGTAAACAAACTGGAGCGTATCTCCAAAACCATACGACAAACACGTAGGCCGCTTCACGCTAACAAATAAACAGTCACGTCTTTTTTCACAAAAAAATGACCTATTCATGCTGCACGTCTGTTCTCGAGCGTGCCTTCAGGAATAGGTCGTTTTTTTTTACCGCTAGATATGATGGCTCATCGACATCGAGCCAGTTGTACACGTGTCGCAGGGCTTGAATTGCATGGAAAACTTCGTTTGCAGATCAGTAGATTCGCACGTAATCGTTCCTCCATGCCGCTCAATGATTTCTTTGCAAACGTATAAGCCAATTCCAGTACCGAGCTCCTTCGTCGTGAAAAACGGCTCAAAAATAACCGAGAGCAGGTCAGGTGGTATTGGCGATCCATTGTTGGAAACGGTAATCAAGGAGCTGTCGAGCTTTTGGGACACCTCGATGACGATCTCCTTATCGCCTGTTTTTTTATGTAACGCATCCAGCGCATTGGAAATGATATTGATAAACACCTGCTTCATCTCATCCTTGTAGCCTTTTAGTTGGAAGGTAGGATCGATACTGCATTGGATATCCACATTCACGTCAACGATATTCGGATAGAGGAAGGAAAGAATCTCATCAAACAACTCCCAAACGCTAAAAACCTCCATTTGCTTATAGACCGCTCCCTTTTTCGAGACCAGCAAAAACTGTGAAACCCGGTAATTCAATTGCCGTAGCTCATTTTCAATAATCTCTACGTAAGGGAGGTTCGGGTAATCTTCTTTTAATAAACGCGAGAATCCCATAATGGAAGTAAGTGGATTCCGGAATTCATGGACGAAGCTGGATGCCATCTGCCCTAGAATCGTGAGCCTGTCTTTGTGAGAACGCTCGATAAATAGCTTTTTCTCTTCCAAATCGTTGTCTTTGAGGTCGGTGTATTTGAAAACAGCATGTACCAAAAAGACATCAAAGCATTCGTTTATTTTCAATAGGGCAGGCATTAAAGTGGCAGGCGTAAACGGACCTTTTTGGAGAAGATCGATAACCAATTCCCGGCCCATGCACACGTTGGAAACAAAATCGCCAATGTTGGTCTCTGCCCGGTTTCGTTCATATGCGACCTTGTAAGCCAATTCTTTAATATCCTCAAGAGTGATTTCCGAACGAAAATATTCAATAACCATACGATACAGTGCTTGGCCATTCAGATGGATCAACCCCTTGTATTGATCACTGTCCGAAACGGCAATTCGTCGCTTGAATTCTTTTACGATCGCTGCCTCGTGCTCGTCCAAATATACTGCCAAGTCATCCATCGGCATCTATCCCCACTCCGAATTATAGGCAAACTCACCTTCCAGCCCATTATACTATCATTATCATTAATTAACTAAATATTTTTACTACTTTAACAAAAAAGAATAGTAAGGGGAAAGGAGCTACTTGTCAAAACCACTCGTCCTCCTGTCGTCAACAATACAATCCCCCTTGGAAACTGACCCATTATCTGGTATATTGGTGTCACGTCTATTTGGATGGAAAGGTACGGTAACTACGTATGCCAACAACTACTTTGTAATGGCCTAAAAAACTGGATAGCTTGCCCTTCGGAAAACAACCGGTTTTTCGCACAGGTGCAGTCTGCCCTTTTTTCCCATTACAAAGGAACGTAACGAAATCTGTAGGTGTATATCCTAACGGAGGTTCGCTATGGGGAATCTCCGTTTTTTTGTGTTCAAAAACAGGCCTGCCCTACAGGACATCCAAATAGCAGGTGCGTTCCTTTCACTTTTTATACGAGGTGAAGGACCATGCATACCATCGAGCATACGTGGGTATTACGTGAAAATCATGAAAATCAGCCAGTACGGCGATATTGCAGCAATTGCGGGCGAACCGTTCTCTTTTTCGATACCAACATCCGCCGCCACAACGCTAACGGCAAAAACATCTATCGCTTCGCTATCTATAAATGCGAAAAAAATCATACATGGAACGAAAAGCTGGCCATCTACAAAGCCTTTACAGATCATCGGGAGGTGCCAGATACGGAGTTTGGTGAAGAGATCGCGCCGCTCCCTATTCTCCCTTTGCTTGAATACCAGGAAAAGGGCGTTCAGGAAGTGACGATTCGTATAGAGAGTACAGAGGCCCGCTTCCGCCTCGACAAGCTGCTGTCCGAACAGATAGAAGGCTGGAGCCGCAGCCAGATTGCCCGCAAGATCAAGGACGGGCAAATTCTCCTAAATGAGCAGGAGACGAAGCCAAGTGTTGTCTTGAGTGCAGCGGATATCATCCAGATTCGGATTGGGTAAAAGTATGTATGGGAAAAGTCGCAGACGGAATCTGCGGCTTTTCTTTTATTTCTTCAATACGACTGCTTTTCGCGGCTCGTCCCACTCCACTTGCAAACCAAGTAAGGCGGCAAGCTCTCTTGTTTTCGCAAAAGCAGTTCCCTGGTCGTTTACATAGGAGACTTCCTGTCCGTTCACGGTCACTTTTTGCGTGGAAGGCTCCCATTCCACTGCTCCACCAACTGCCTCGGCAATCATACGAATGGGTACATAGGATACATCATCGATTAGTTTGCCTGTAGAAGTAAGTGTCAGTTCAACGTCGCACTTATCCACATCAGGCTGTGGTTTTTGTGGATAAGCTGTGAGAAACCTGTGGACATCCTGTTGAAACTTTGTCCATGCGTCCTTCGCTGGCATTCCTGTATAGGTTTGTGCGGTCGTATTGACGACAAAAAAGGCTGGGCAGTTTTTTCCCGTAATGTCGTAATGACGCCACAGGTGCTCGACTCCCCAGCCATGTCGCTTCAAGATATCCGCGGTCAGCGCCACTGTTTGCTCGTACATTTTCGCAAAGCTTCCATCTGCATTGACGCACATTTCAATCCCAATCGTGCAGTTATTCGGATAGTTGCTCAATTTGTTCAAGGCGGCCTGTGAATAAGTCTGCGCCCCGACGTGGTAGCCCATCTCGTCCTCCGGCAGGCAGCGAATGATTTGCTTGTCGTCCACGATGTAGTGTGCGCTCGCTACTGTCGTTGGTTTGTTGAAGTAGTTTCGGTTTGCGGTGGCATTCGCCCCGCTGCGTTCGTTGGCCGTCCAGTGGATGACGACTCCTTTTGGGACGATCTTCTTTTTGGGACGGGAATTTACGTTGGTCAGAAGCATCTCGGTGATATTCATTGTTTACT
The window above is part of the Brevibacillus brevis NBRC 100599 genome. Proteins encoded here:
- a CDS encoding sensor histidine kinase; the protein is MPMDDLAVYLDEHEAAIVKEFKRRIAVSDSDQYKGLIHLNGQALYRMVIEYFRSEITLEDIKELAYKVAYERNRAETNIGDFVSNVCMGRELVIDLLQKGPFTPATLMPALLKINECFDVFLVHAVFKYTDLKDNDLEEKKLFIERSHKDRLTILGQMASSFVHEFRNPLTSIMGFSRLLKEDYPNLPYVEIIENELRQLNYRVSQFLLVSKKGAVYKQMEVFSVWELFDEILSFLYPNIVDVNVDIQCSIDPTFQLKGYKDEMKQVFINIISNALDALHKKTGDKEIVIEVSQKLDSSLITVSNNGSPIPPDLLSVIFEPFFTTKELGTGIGLYVCKEIIERHGGTITCESTDLQTKFSMQFKPCDTCTTGSMSMSHHI
- a CDS encoding acyltransferase family protein, translated to MYTDSKILKSLFYIQLFSSFLVVVGHFTASALSFTDPFWIVALNQISRYGTVLLTIATGYLTAYSFEAKSPSAREFFSGKLLYIFVPYLVSGVLYHYLLKKGMPHTAQDFTNIVLGKTGDHLYFVFMICQYYVFAYLFRRVITKRNILVVIWILLGIQYIYINFIHQGWFGLTTRHMLPSWIFTLYMGHVLYWYRESILSFLRNNRSILTLMTGVSTAAALFFVISNKLYVAVHLTFVFATLLSFLVLMVFFLERVDRLHIKFRKGLTYFIFLFHSAFLIMFKDYLFAKYGEVAWLFENTLYSLLYLLLIIGCSCLMALMLVWMVNKLERISKTIRQTRRPLHANK
- a CDS encoding S4 domain-containing protein, producing MHTIEHTWVLRENHENQPVRRYCSNCGRTVLFFDTNIRRHNANGKNIYRFAIYKCEKNHTWNEKLAIYKAFTDHREVPDTEFGEEIAPLPILPLLEYQEKGVQEVTIRIESTEARFRLDKLLSEQIEGWSRSQIARKIKDGQILLNEQETKPSVVLSAADIIQIRIG
- a CDS encoding N-acetylmuramoyl-L-alanine amidase, with protein sequence MNITEMLLTNVNSRPKKKIVPKGVVIHWTANERSGANATANRNYFNKPTTVASAHYIVDDKQIIRCLPEDEMGYHVGAQTYSQAALNKLSNYPNNCTIGIEMCVNADGSFAKMYEQTVALTADILKRHGWGVEHLWRHYDITGKNCPAFFVVNTTAQTYTGMPAKDAWTKFQQDVHRFLTAYPQKPQPDVDKCDVELTLTSTGKLIDDVSYVPIRMIAEAVGGAVEWEPSTQKVTVNGQEVSYVNDQGTAFAKTRELAALLGLQVEWDEPRKAVVLKK